The Camelina sativa cultivar DH55 chromosome 14, Cs, whole genome shotgun sequence genome includes a window with the following:
- the LOC104743330 gene encoding glutathione S-transferase T3-like — MLVSAWLNTSKDPITSNQQRFASFWGRIAKYFAQCPNVVGRPKREASNCKQRWGRINDLVCKFAGCYEAASREKSSGQNEDDVMKLAHEIYFNDHGHRFSLEHAWLVLRYDQKWCASTSIKGNGVKRGRASVKDAIDVDEPMPRPPGVKAAKGK; from the coding sequence ATGTTAGTCAGCGCTTGGCTCAATACTAGCAAGGATCCGATTACTTCCAACCAGCAAAGATTTGCATCCTTTTGGGGGAGGATTGCGAAATACTTTGCTCAATGTCCGAATGTTGTTGGTCGCCCAAAGAGAGAGGCGAGTAACTGTAAGCAGAGGTGGGGGAGGATAAACGACTTGGTGTGCAAGTTTGCTGGTTGTTATGAGGCTGCGAGTAGGGAGAAGTCTAGTGGAcagaatgaagatgatgtgatGAAGTTAGCACATGAGATATACTTCAATGATCATGGACATAGGTTTTCATTGGAGCATGCTTGGCTTGTCTTAAGATACGATCAAAAATGGTGTGCTTCCACATCTATTAAAGGTAATGGGGTGAAAAGGGGAAGAGCGAGTGTTAAGGATGCGATTGATGTTGATGAACCAATGCCCCGGCCTCCTGGTGTTAAGGCTGCGAAggggaagtaa
- the LOC104740278 gene encoding 40S ribosomal protein S12-1, whose translation MSGDEAAPAVVPPVAEPAAIPEDMDVNTALELTLRKARAHGGVVRGLHECAKLIEKRVAQLCVLAEDCNQPDYVKLVKALCADHNINLLTVPSAKTLGEWAGLCKIDSEGNARKVVGCSCLVVKDYGEETTALNIVKKHIESQ comes from the exons ATGTCAGG TGATGAGGCTGCCCCAGCTGTTGTTCCTCCGGTTGCTGAGCCAGCGGCAATCCCAGAGGACATGGACGTAAACACTGCATTGGAGTTGACTCTAAGGAAAGCTCGTGCTCACGGTGGTGTTGTTCGTGGTCTTCATGAGTGTGCTAAGCTTATTGAGAAGCGTGTGGCTCAGCTTTGTGTCTTGGCTGAGGACTGCAACCAGCCTGATTACGTTAAGCTTGTGAAAGCTCTCTGTGCTGATCACAACATCAATTTGCTTACCGTTCCAAGTGCCAAGACCCTCGGCGAATGGGCTGGT CTCTGCAAGATTGATTCTGAGGGAAATGCCAGGAAGGTTGTTGGATGCTCATGTCTTGTTGTCAAG GACTACGGCGAGGAGACCACTGCTCTCAATATCGTCAAGAAGCATATTGAATCTCAATAA
- the LOC104743333 gene encoding uncharacterized protein LOC104743333, with translation MFRRFLKVIRLDHPRLVLLSMKTIMITVIDESDEIPMDLLETLLKLCQKGKPAASTLVEKVLSSCARKLQPCIIEALKSTGTSLDIYSPLVSSICQSESAITQGHSDVNYSPLVPGLEEEAEVVGGGTSKITCVYRRVKKKNAPWETNDEEPVILETGNPGRVDNRKPLVQLLDFRSSSEQWGPVLRHLYEEEAEEEDVDYLRQRDDSQVGNP, from the exons ATGTTTCGACGGTTCTTGAAAGTCATAAG GCTGGATCATCCTCGACTGGTCCTTCTCTCAATGAAAACGATTATGATCACAGTTATAGATGAAAGTGATGAAATACCCATGGATTTGCTCGAGACTCTCTTAAAACTCTGTCAAAAAGGAAAGCCGG CGGCTTCCACGCTTGTGGAGAAGGTTCTCAGTAGTTGTGCCCGTAAGCTTCAGCCTTGCATCATCGAAGCTTTGAAGTCCACAGGGACCAGCTTGGACATTTATTCTCCACTAGTTTCATCAATTTGCCAAAGCGAATCTGCCATTACTCAAGGGCACAGTGATGTTAATTATTCTCCACTAGTACCAGGTCTCGAAGAAGAAGCCGAAGTAGTGGGAGGAGGCACATCTAag ATCACCTGTGTCTACCGTAgggtaaagaaaaagaatgcgCCTTGGGAAACAAATGATGAAGAGCCTGTTATACTTGAAACAGGCAATCCAGGTAGAGTCGACAACCGGAAACCTCTGGTGCAGTTGTTGGACTTCCGGAGTTCATCTGAACAATGGGGCCCTGTTTTGCGCCACTTgtatgaagaagaagcagaggaagaagatgtggATTACCTTCGCCAAAGAGACGATAGTCAGGTAGGTAACCcctga